The Phoenix dactylifera cultivar Barhee BC4 chromosome 12, palm_55x_up_171113_PBpolish2nd_filt_p, whole genome shotgun sequence genome has a window encoding:
- the LOC103719316 gene encoding uncharacterized protein LOC103719316 has translation MTSFAGGGFLPARNRAMLSPKTLASPPDSELHPTRKPRPCRRVSNAAFPSAAGSRPRKGGAGLGGRRSGPSTPLLRWKFDDADHSTKPLQESSGKPRRRAKTAAGAAPPVSVRKIAAGIWHLWPPQVSGGGGGGETRRARVALEPVPGHLQVSSLCKPDSTNLHTTVKNELMSPISVLDLKNGDTNKLKPSAALPSSAMERATKWDPGSSKASDELYRFCGHLNLLEGNQVTAVSVVSTLRAELKQAYDRISELETERQSAKKKLDHFLSKLAEEKALWRSREHEKARAIIDGMKDDFNREKKNRQRMEIVNSRLVDELAEAKLSVKRLLQDYEKERKARELIEEICNELAKEIEEGRAEVEAMKRESMRIREEVEEERRMLQMAEVWREERVQMKLIDAKITLEDKYSQLSKLQKDIEAFLKAQNAANSDNAAIEAAASLQIKANSVMLQEIKGFTFHPPLASEDIRSVFEEHHPREEINEREIVPCSGYGPSSHASKIHMANAETDVFLEKATMQYANGAIDTNGGKEDDSGWETLSHDEEQSLRNSPEGSVPSVKGIYEESNASSSGTEWEENGVDGELNNEIGDVQNRRHPRKNVSSISRLWRSSCPNNGENCKMIPVELTNGRLSNGKNSNGTFSPNRGSGEVGLSPPSMGHWSSPDSPNPHLSRRMKGCIEWPRGAHKHSLKVKLLEARMESQKIQLRHVLQQKI, from the exons ATGACGAGTTTCGCCGGCGGCGGCTTCCTCCCAGCGAGGAACCGGGCGATGCTCTCCCCCAAAACCCTGGCCTCGCCGCCGGACTCCGAACTCCATCCCACCAGGAAGCCCCGCCCATGCCGGCGAGTCAGCAACGCGGCATTTCCTTCGGCTGCCGGATCCCGCCCAAGGAAGGGCGGCGCCGGCTTAGGTGGTCGGAGAAGTGGTCCCTCCACTCCCCTCCTCCGGTGGAAGTTCGACGACGCGGATCATTCCACCAAGCCCCTGCAGGAATCCTCCGGGAAGCCCCGCCGGAGGGCTAAGACTGCTGCCGGAGCGGCACCGCCCGTCTCGGTGAGGAAGATCGCTGCCGGGATCTGGCATTTGTGGCCTCCTCAAGTtagcggcggcggtggcggaggGGAAACAAGGCGAGCTCGGGTAGCACTTGAG CCTGTTCCTGGCCATCTGCAAGTCTCATCACTTTGTAAACCAGATAGCACAAATCTCCATACTACTGTGAAGAATGAGTTGATGAGTCCTATTTCGGTATTGGATCTGAAGAATGGCGATACGAACAAG cTCAAACCTTCTGCTGCGTTGCCTAGCTCTGCTATGGAGAGGGCAACTAAATGGGATCCTGGGAGCTCAAAAGCATCAGATGAGCTCTATCGGTTCTGTGGTCACTTGAATCTACTTGAAGGCAATCAGGTGACTGCAGTTTCCGTTGTTTCTACTCTCCGGGCAGAGCTTAAGCAGGCTTATGACCGCATTAGTGAGCTTGAGACAGAACGACAATCAGCGAAGAAAAAACTTGATCATTTCTTGAGCAAGCTTGCAGAGGAGAAGGCATTGTGGAGGAGCCGAGAGCATGAGAAAGCCCGGGCTATAATTGATGGCATGAAGGATGACTTCAACAGAGAGAAGAAAAACCGGCAGCGGATGGAGATTGTGAATTCCAGGCTGGTCGATGAACTTGCAGAGGCTAAGTTATCTGTGAAACGACTCTTGCAAGACTATGAGAAGGAACGGAAGGCTCGTGAGCTCATAGAAGAGATTTGCAATGAACTGGCAAAAGAGATCGAAGAGGGCAGAGCTGAGGTTGAAGCTATGAAGAGAGAATCCATGAGGATCCGAGAGGAagtggaagaggagaggaggatgcTACAGATGGCTGAGGTATGGCGAGAGGAGAGGGTTCAGATGAAGCTCATAGATGCAAAGATCACTCTGGAAGATAAGTATTCACAGTTGAGCAAGCTACAAAAGGATATAGAGGCTTTCCTGAAAGCACAAAATGCTGCAAACTCAGACAATGCAGCGATAGAAGCAGCAGCTTCGCTCCAAATAAAAGCCAACTCAGTTATGCTCCAAGAGATCAAGGGGTTCACTTTCCACCCTCCACTTGCCTCGGAGGACATCCGTTCAGTCTTCGAAGAGCACCATCCGagagaagaaatcaatgaaAGAGAGATAGTACCATGCTCTGGATATGGGCCGAGCAGCCATGCCTCCAAAATCCACATGGCGAATGCTGAGACTGATGTGTTCTTAGAAAAAGCAACTATGCAATACGCAAATGGAGCAATAGATACAAATGGTGGTAAGGAAGATGATAGTGGTTGGGAAACACTGAGTCATGATGAGGAGcagagtttaagaaattcaccaGAAGGGAGTGTTCCATCGGTCAAAGGGATTTATGAAGAAAGTAATGCATCATCCAGTGGAACAGAATGGGAGGAGAATGGCGTTGATGGCGAGCTAAATAATGAAATCGGTGATGTTCAAAACAGAAGACATCCAAGAAAAAATGTATCCTCCATATCCAGGCTATGGAGATCCTCATGTCCAAACAACGGTGAAAATTGCAAGATGATACCAGTTGAATTAACAAATGGAAGGCTGTCGAATGGAAAGAACTCCAATGGAACCTTTTCTCCCAACAGGGGATCAGGTGAGGTAGGTCTTAGCCCACCAAGCATGGGTCACTGGAGCTCCCCTGACTCCCCGAATCCTCATTTATCTCGAAGGATGAAAGGATGTATTGAATGGCCACGAGGTGCGCACAAGCATAGCTTGAAGGTGAAGCTTTTGGAGGCAAGGATGGAGAGCCAAAAGATTCAGCTGCGGCATGTCCTTCAACAAAAAATTTAG